GCAAAAGCGCGAGTTAATCCAGAATTTGCGCTTCCCCAAAGAATTGATATTAACCAGATGCCCAAACTTGACCTGAAGCCGGGAGAAAACTTGTTTGATGCTTATCAACGGCAGAGGGATGAGATGAAATTGCCGAGCCAAAAAGCAGTCTTACCCAAAACAGGCAAAGCTGATATTCCACCACAGGACAAAACAACGCTAGCCATAAATTCATCCAGTATCCAACCGCGTGAGTCCGGTAGTGGTAATCAGTTCGTAGAGGCACTGAAGATGGCGAACCAGGGAATTGAGCAGCAGCTAGCTACCCTGAACGATCGCATCTTGCAACTCGCCAATACACCAAGAAGCTTGACCGTTCAATCCCCCAATCCTGTAGATGACGCGGCGAAACTGATGAATAATTTTTCAAGAGGTCAGGTTGTGGGGGCGGGAATGTGAAGATTGTAAAATTTTCCAGGGATAAAAAGTCACTCTTTGGTTGCCACAATATACATCTAAGTCCCTGCACGAGCATTACACGCTGTTGTGTTTGCTTTGATTGGTAGCACCAAGTTTAACAATTTTTCTTAAATTCTTTCACAAGATAGCTGAAGTTGTCCCCAAATTTGGGTATCTTGGAATTAAGAAGTGCAATGGGTTTAGCTTCTTAAGGATGGGTTGGCAGCATGGCAGTAATCGACACTTCAATTAGGTTAACTGAATTCTCCTCTATGTCTAAGCAGGAGAAGGGTGAGCGCGTAGATGCCTTGCTTCAAGCTGCGGTTAGCCCAACGTCAGAACAAATAGAAGCTTGGATTAAGCAAGTTAATGATGAGATCCGTTCGTATGAATCTCGGTATAAAATGTCTTCAGATGATATGCGTCAAGCTTTACAAACAGGCGAAGCATCTAATTTTCCTGACATTTGTAGCTGGCTAGCGCTTTTGAAGACTAGAGGTCAAATTGAAAACAAATATAGGTGTTCACGCCCCCAATAATTTTTCTGCTTATGAACAAATTCACGAAACTGTGATCAACCAGTTTCGTGATTCTCATTTTATTAATGACCACACTCTAAAATTTTCTCCTTGGCGACGCTTTGATGATGTTTCGGGTAAAAATGTCCCTCAGATTCGCTTGAATGGTGAAATAGGTTGTCGAGGCAAAACATTAATAAGAGTAGACAAGTTTTTAGATGTTTTAAGCAATTCTGACGACAGCCCTGTGATTCAAACTGTTTCTTACGCTTATAATGCGTCAGTGCAGGGGGTAGGCAATATTTTTCGATATGACAACCTGGATGACTACTTTGTTGTTAACTCTGGACATCCAGACAGCCATCACAAACACAACTTTAACTGGCGTGCTAATCAGCAAAAATGGGATAAACTCACTTGGGTAGGCTATGCAAATTGGCCAACGTTAGGCCAGTTTATAACTGAACTAGAAGAATGGTACTGGGATAACAGAGATGAATTAGCCAATTACGTGGATGACGCAGATGGCTATCCTATACTAGGGCTTGGGTGGGACTAGATCAATGAAAACAACCTGACCATGACGCGATAACTGTTGAAAAATTTTTCAGGTATGGTTATTTTGGTGCTGATCCTGGGAGCTATAAGCAGAGAGCCAAAATTCCTATATCCAATGACTTGCGAGCGCCCGAAAGCTTATCACTTTAATAATTTCATCCCTGCTGCTTTCGAGTCAAAATTAGAGGGGAAGGTGGTGGGACAGGGGTAGTTTTCCACATAAGTTTTACAGGTTTCACGACTAGTACTGTTATCTGTATATTTAGCTTCTTGAGGCTTGGCATCGCTAAGGTTTGCCGCCTGTAAATTTGCTGCAATCAGGTATGCCCCCTTTAGATTGGCTCCATTCAGGCTTGCCGCCTGTAAATTTGCTGCAATCAGGTATGCCCCCTTTAGATTGGCTCCACTCAGGTTTGCTGCCTGTAAATTTGCTCCACCCAGGTCTGCCGCCTGTAAATTTGCTCCACCCAGGTCTGCCGCCTGTAAATTTGCTCCACCCAGGTATACCGCCTGTAAATTTGCTGCAATCAGGTATGCCTCCTTTAGATTGGCTCCACTCAGGTTTGCCCCCTTTAGATTGACTAACGTCAGGTATGCCTCCTTTAGATTGGCTCCACGCAGGCTTGCCCCCTTTAGATTGGCTCCAGTCAAGTTTGCTTGAAAAAGTTGAATCCCGCCTTTTTTCTCAGTATCACGAGAAGGAACCAAGTAAGCATTTGGTGCTTCTAAACCAGATAAACTTTCCCTCTGCCAGTGCAACCAAAACCAAGGGATTCTCATTGGTTCACTGTTGAGGAATTCCAATGCCTGTATTCTCCCACCGCTACCAGGCTGTCCATGCGCCGCACTAATAACCTGCCATGCTTGGTAAACTTGTGCATCACGACGCTGTTGTTCACCAGCAATAAACGTAATTGCACCAATCAGTACTGAAGCGTTTACTGCTTGGCTTAAAGTTTTAAAGGATATGGCATTTTTTATTGAATTTGTAGCAGAGACTTTTAATTGTTGATATCGTTTGTCTATCTTCCATAAAGTAACAAACCACCAATGTTGGTTTAGAAATTTTACTGCATTAGACCAATCATCTTCAGAAGTGCCACTTTCTTTGTTGCGTTCACGAGTTGCCCATATCTCATAAGCCTTAGCCTGAATTAATTCGACTGGAATAGATTGTCGTGGTATCAGCTTCTTTAGCATTTAAGGCATGATTATCGGGTCGATAGTAGAAAAATTAACCATCAAACTGCACTAACGCAATATTTTTACTAGTTCTAATCTACCAATATCTCATCTACACAAGCAATTCCTCACTGAGAAAAGTTTGGCGTGCAACTTCATAAGAGCGATCGCTTTATTCGAGGTGTGCCAAAATTTTTTAGCAAGAGCGTAAGCCCTTACCCAAATCCCTTTTTGACTAACTTCTTCCTTATTGAAAGCGATCGCTCTTGTGTTGGGGATTATGAAAAATTTTTCAGGATGTTTCTTATCTTGGACTCAGAACTGGGGGGCGATCGCTATCAAGCCTAAGCGATCGCCCTCCGGTAATAGGGCACTTCTCTAAGGAGCGTCGTTAAGCTCGACTAAAGTTTTGTCAAGTCTATCGTTGGCTTCCTTGGCAAACCGAATGCATCGCACACTAGCAGCCATTCCTCCAGTGGCGGTGATGCTTCCTTCTGTAACTCTCCCTGTGAGTAAAAGTCCAGCACCAATAAAGCCAATGCAGGCAGACAGTCCAGTAGCGATTAGTGCAAGGTTAAAACTATACCGAGCTTGGCGTAGACGTTCCCTAACTATCTCTTGGTTAAAATTGCGTTCAGAGCTAGAAGATACTGTCAGCTTAGTCATAAAATTATCCATCACTCAACTGCTTAAAGTCTCGCAGTTGAGCGCTTAGAGTTCAGCCAACACTCGGCTTTGTCACAGCATGAATTTGGCATAAGTTTGGCTTTTAGCATAAAATTTGGTATGGCTTATCGCATGAAGTTATGCCGCAAAATTCGCTCCGGGCATGTCCAGCAGGTATCAAAAAAGCAAAAACTGCTCTAACTGGTAAAGGTTGGAGTCAACAACAGTTAGCCAGAGAATTGGAAATAAGCCGCCAACCTGTTGATAATTTCTTTGGTGCTAAACCAATAAGCAATGATATCTTCGTTAAGATTTGCCAGAAGTTAGAACTTGATTGGCAGGAGCTTATTGGCAGAGTTCAAGCAGAGGAACAAGAAGCCAAAACCCTTAACATCAATGCCTTGGTGCAACAGGTACGTGAAAAAGTGAGGGCAGATATCCAAAAGCGATGTGGATGGATACGCGTTCTGGACATGACTCAGCCGCTCAGGCTAAACAACATTTACACCGATGTAAACATTTTGGAAAAAATTACAGGACGCCAAAATTTGGAGTTGTCTCAACTATTAGAAAATTGCAACCCAGCAAATTTTGAGCGCTTTGGGCTGAGTCATGTTCTGGCAAAACGAGTACCAGGCTTGGAAGCTATTGAACAATACTCCAAACTGATGATTTTAGGAAAACCGGGGGCAGGCAAGACAACCTTTTTAAAGCGAATAGCAATGCAATGTAACTCAGAGCGGTTTTTGGCAGATTGTGTCCCTATTTTCATTACTCTTAAAGAGTTTGCTGAAGAACCCAAGCAACCAAGTTTGTTGCATTACATAAATCACCAGCTTGCTCGTCACGATATCTCAGACAAAAAGATAGCTGAAACCCTATTACGTCAAGGTAGAGCAATATTGCTACTGGATGGGCTGGACGAAGTAAGGCAAGCAGATCATGTCCGAGTTTTAAATGAAATTCGCAACTTTTCGACTCAGTACGATGCCAACTCATTTGTGATGACCTGCCGGATTGCAGCAAATGAATATAAGTTTGAACACTTTACTGAAGTTGAGATTGCTGACTTTGACGACCAGCAAATTACTGATTTTGTTACCAGATGGTTTCAGAACAAAGATTCCATAAAAGCCCAAAAGTTAATTCAAAAACTCCAGGAAAATCAGCGGATTAAAGAACTGGCAACCAATCCCTTGCTTCTGACACTACTGTGCTTGCTTTTTGGTGAATCTACAAATTTTCCTTCTAACCGTTCTGAGCTTTATCAAGAAGGAATAGATGTATTGCTAAAAAAATGGGATGGTATGCGTAGCATTGAGCGCGATCAGGTTTACCAAAAACTCTCCCATAAACGTAAAGCAGACCTCCTCAGCCAAATTGCCTTAGAAACTTTCGAGGAAGGAAATTACTTTTTCAAAGAAAGGCTTGTAGAAGGATATATCAGTAATTACATCCAAAATTTACCTGATGCCAAAGCCGATCCACAAGCAATACTATTAGACAGCATAGCAGTGCTGAAATCGATTGAGGCACAGCATGGATTACTAGTAGAACGAGCAAAGAGAATTTATTCATTTTCCCATCTGACATTTCATGAGTTCTTCACTGCTAGATATATCGCTTTCAGTCGCAATCCTCAGCAAGTGTTTCAACAGCTAGTCAGTCATATCACTGACAACCGTTGGCGAGAAGTCTTTTTGTTGACTGTAGGGATTTTGACAGATGCCGATGACCTTCTACTGTTAATGAAACAGCGGATTGATGTATTCCTAACAGGTGATGAAAAATTGCTGCAATTTCTCATTTGGGTTAATGAAAAATCTCGTTCTGTAGAATCTCTTTATAAATCTAGTGCTGTTCGAGCTTTTTATGTTTACCTCAAGCTTGCCCAAGAGTTCAACCTAGAGCGAGACCTCACGTTCTTCCGAAACCTAGACCGAGACCTTGCCTTCGACCTCACTTTTGCTCTCAAACAAACTCACAATTCTGAATTTCAGTGTAAGCTTCAAAAACTTCAAAACCAACTTCCTAACCCAGAGGGAGATTTAGAAACATACGAGCGTTGGTGGCAGAAAAATGGTCAAACTTGGGATCAAAGACTCAGAGCAGTCATGGTTGAACACGGTAACATTTGTCAAAATTGGGAATTCAGCAATTCCCAACAGGAATTGTTGAAGCATTATTACAACGGAAATCTACTACTAATCGATTGCCTCAACAGCGAGTGTTACGTGAGCCGAGAAGTGCGACAGCAGATTGAAGATACATTGCTGTTGCCAGTTAAAACTACCAATCCTGAATAATTTTTCACAAACTTCAAAGTGTCGTCAAGGGGTTTACCTTTTCCTCACCTAAGAGCGATCGCTAGTGATTAAAGCGATCACTATTATTTCATTTGAGCCATTGAAACAGAATCATCAAACACCCACCCGATAAAGGGTGGTTTTTGTTTGGACATTGGTCAAGTTATGGGTGTGGGGTTATGAAAAATTTTTCAGGAATGCTTTCTTATCTTTGGCTCAGAACTGGAGGGCGATCGCCAAAAATTGCTCCTCGTTTTTCTAGATCACGTTTCATATCTTCTGTGAGACCTTTGCTGCTTCCAAATAAAGCATTCATGACAATAGAATCGTCTAGGTTGGCACCGTTGAGTTTGGCACCGCTGAGGTTGGCATCGCTGAGGTTGGCACCGCCGAGGTTGGCACCCCTCAGGATGGCACTACTCAGATTGGCACGAATCAGATTGGCACTACTCAGATTGGCACTACTCAGATTGGCACGAATCAGATTGGCACTACTCAGATTGGCACGAATCAGGTTGGCAAAGCTCAGGTTGGCAAAGCTCAGGTTGGCAAAGCTCAAGTCTCTCCCATTCAGGTCTCTACCTTTCAGGTCTCTCCCATTCAGGTCTTTACCACTAAGGTTGGCACTGATCAGGTCGCCACCAATTAGGATGGGCTGGTGTTTACTACGTGGTTCAGCATCGTCAACTAAATTATTCCGAGAAAGCGGGTTTTGGCTTTCAGATTCTCTGTGAGAGATTGTAAGTCGGTCTTTTTCACTCCAAGCAACAAATATAATGCCTAAACAAACGCTAAACCCGACGACAAGTGCTGATGGATTGCCTCCAGTTAGCAGCAACATGAGTAGAAAACCAACACCAACCAGAGCCGTTTGTTTAACTAGCGAACTCAGTCCGGCTTTGGCATCATCAAAATTGATATTTCTACGGTTTTGCAGAGTCATGTTTACTTTGTGCCGTTTCTCAAATCATTCAAATCTGCCCAGAATCGACCAATTATTCGACCCGCAATCACGATCCACAACAAAAAGTCTGATGTCACTATGATAAAACAGGCATAACGTGAAGCACCTAAAGCATTTTCTTGAAGGCAAACACCAAAATCAGAAAAGCTTTTGCCCAAAATCAATTGTCCAAGTAAATCTGGAATTTTTAAAAGAATATAAAGGGCGATCGCATCCTGAATAGAGAGATAAACAATTTTCCAGTAATCCCCCATCAAGCTTTGACCTAGCAAATCCACAGGCTCCCAGATGCCAAGAAGAAGTTCTTCTGTGTGTTGACCTGCTTTTGTTTGCTTCGGTGGTTTTTGAGGAGGAGTCTGAGGGCTTTGTGATTGAGTCATCCAGAGATAGCATGAGTGCAGATGCGCTCAAATTCTATCACTTTTCTTTCTTAAGGAATGCTCCTGATTTGTAAAACTATAAGCGGTTAAAGTATGGAAAAATTGCATTGAACTCACCTCAAGAATCTTGTCAAGATAAGTGATTGCCTCATCTTTTTCATCCAGCCAAATCACTGCTAGCAACACACCATTAATTGTCCCTGTAGCCCGATAAGCTTTAAAAGGTAGAGTGAGCGCTACTTTCTCTTTATCAGAAAACCTATCGTCAATATTTGCTTTTTCATACTGCACAGTATGGTGGTGCGTGAAGCTATCCTCAAGCCATTGAAAAAGTTCAGTTCCAGCCATAAAGGTAAATAGGAAATCTGATTTAGCCTCTAAACCTTAAATCTTAACGTGCGCCAGCTAACCCTCTCCATCAGCAGCATCTCTGTCACCCTCAAGCGATTTATCAATTACGATCGCATTCTCGCCGACACCGGACAAACTGAATACAGCATTGTCGGCACGCCCTTGGATTCTGGCCCGGTTTACGAGCCGAAGCATATTTGGACAATCAGCGCGATGGTGACTTACGAGCAGTGGTATGCGATTGGGGGGATATTTGGGGAATGCGATCGCCTCCGCCGCACTCAAGGCAATTACAGAATCATTGTTGATGATAGTATTCAAGATTTTATTGAGCAGCAGTATCGCTCAAGGGCAATAGTCCCTGGAGGGGAGCAAACCTCTTTCACTGGTGGCGTAGCTTATCCAGCGCGATTTTATGCTCGGATGCTTGAGCCGAAAAGTCAGTGGCAGAAGAATCAGTTATATCCTTATGTAGCAAGCTTTGTACTGAGAGAGTTGGATAAGGCTTGACTTATGTTGTTTTATCGATGGGTGCTTGCTTTTCGTCGCAGTTTGCTAAATGGAGGTTACATTGTCTACCATCGCCAACACTGGCTGCCTTTTTTTGAATCTGAAGAGATTTTAACCCAAGTCATTGTTTCAGTTAAATGGACAGTAGAAGATAGGGAGGCTTATAGCAATTGGAGCAAGCCGCTTGATAAGTATGCTCGCAAGCATTTATTACCAACTATC
This Nostoc sp. C052 DNA region includes the following protein-coding sequences:
- a CDS encoding DUF6516 family protein, with the protein product MKTNIGVHAPNNFSAYEQIHETVINQFRDSHFINDHTLKFSPWRRFDDVSGKNVPQIRLNGEIGCRGKTLIRVDKFLDVLSNSDDSPVIQTVSYAYNASVQGVGNIFRYDNLDDYFVVNSGHPDSHHKHNFNWRANQQKWDKLTWVGYANWPTLGQFITELEEWYWDNRDELANYVDDADGYPILGLGWD
- a CDS encoding pentapeptide repeat-containing protein, which codes for MLKKLIPRQSIPVELIQAKAYEIWATRERNKESGTSEDDWSNAVKFLNQHWWFVTLWKIDKRYQQLKVSATNSIKNAISFKTLSQAVNASVLIGAITFIAGEQQRRDAQVYQAWQVISAAHGQPGSGGRIQALEFLNSEPMRIPWFWLHWQRESLSGLEAPNAYLVPSRDTEKKGGIQLFQANLTGANLKGASLRGANLKEAYLTLVNLKGANLSGANLKEAYLIAANLQAVYLGGANLQAADLGGANLQAADLGGANLQAANLSGANLKGAYLIAANLQAASLNGANLKGAYLIAANLQAANLSDAKPQEAKYTDNSTSRETCKTYVENYPCPTTFPSNFDSKAAGMKLLK
- a CDS encoding NACHT domain-containing NTPase gives rise to the protein MPQNSLRACPAGIKKAKTALTGKGWSQQQLARELEISRQPVDNFFGAKPISNDIFVKICQKLELDWQELIGRVQAEEQEAKTLNINALVQQVREKVRADIQKRCGWIRVLDMTQPLRLNNIYTDVNILEKITGRQNLELSQLLENCNPANFERFGLSHVLAKRVPGLEAIEQYSKLMILGKPGAGKTTFLKRIAMQCNSERFLADCVPIFITLKEFAEEPKQPSLLHYINHQLARHDISDKKIAETLLRQGRAILLLDGLDEVRQADHVRVLNEIRNFSTQYDANSFVMTCRIAANEYKFEHFTEVEIADFDDQQITDFVTRWFQNKDSIKAQKLIQKLQENQRIKELATNPLLLTLLCLLFGESTNFPSNRSELYQEGIDVLLKKWDGMRSIERDQVYQKLSHKRKADLLSQIALETFEEGNYFFKERLVEGYISNYIQNLPDAKADPQAILLDSIAVLKSIEAQHGLLVERAKRIYSFSHLTFHEFFTARYIAFSRNPQQVFQQLVSHITDNRWREVFLLTVGILTDADDLLLLMKQRIDVFLTGDEKLLQFLIWVNEKSRSVESLYKSSAVRAFYVYLKLAQEFNLERDLTFFRNLDRDLAFDLTFALKQTHNSEFQCKLQKLQNQLPNPEGDLETYERWWQKNGQTWDQRLRAVMVEHGNICQNWEFSNSQQELLKHYYNGNLLLIDCLNSECYVSREVRQQIEDTLLLPVKTTNPE
- a CDS encoding pentapeptide repeat-containing protein — protein: MTLQNRRNINFDDAKAGLSSLVKQTALVGVGFLLMLLLTGGNPSALVVGFSVCLGIIFVAWSEKDRLTISHRESESQNPLSRNNLVDDAEPRSKHQPILIGGDLISANLSGKDLNGRDLKGRDLNGRDLSFANLSFANLSFANLIRANLSSANLIRANLSSANLSSANLIRANLSSAILRGANLGGANLSDANLSGAKLNGANLDDSIVMNALFGSSKGLTEDMKRDLEKRGAIFGDRPPVLSQR